A genomic segment from Corylus avellana chromosome ca5, CavTom2PMs-1.0 encodes:
- the LOC132183132 gene encoding pentatricopeptide repeat-containing protein At5g62370-like, producing MIKRRPSAYYYYCSFRNRRAITTCSLPLDPPNASVSSLTNDHKSLCLSLAEQLIQRGLFSSAQRVVQRIISHSSSASDAISIVHFAEVRGLDLDLGSYGAVIRNLMSSGQPQLAEVLFRDRIVGRGFVENAEDRL from the exons ATGATTAAGAGAAGGCCTAGTGCTTACTATTATTACTGTTCCTTCAGAAATAGAAGAGCAATTACAACCTGTTCTCTACCACTAGACCCACCAAATGCTTCGGTCTCATCTCTTACCAATGACCACAAATCTCTCTGCCTCTCCTTAGCGGAGCAACTCATTCAACGCGGCTTGTTTTCCTCGGCACAGCGAGTGGTTCAGCGAATAATCTCACATTCTTCCTCAGCTTCAGATGCTATTTCCATAGTTCATTTCGCTGAGGTACGGGGCTTGGACCTTGATTTGGGAAGCTATGGTGCAGTCATTAGGAACTTGATGAGTTCGGGTCAGCCCCAGTTGGCTGAGGTGCTTTTCCGTGATAGAATTGTTGGCAGAG GTTTTGTTGAGAATGCTGAAGACAGGTTGTGA